In Vitis vinifera cultivar Pinot Noir 40024 chromosome 4, ASM3070453v1, the genomic window AAAGTTTTACTAAACATAAAATAGCTTTCTATATAAACTACAATATTAGAACTTTAATAATAAGTTATATTTTCATGACTTATACATTAAGTCCTTGTTTAAGTTATAGGAACTCCTATTAAGTCTAAATTAGAGCTTTTGCTTTCTTAAAAGTCAAtctaaacaagaaaaaaaatgtattttcataTAGTTTCTGTATTTTGGATgtgtattaataaaattttctatacatttcatattcatatataattttcaaCTCTTACTTCCTCATGCATGCTTGCACACTCGTGTGTACACATATAAGAAGAAGAGGGGTATTTGTTTTCTCTAAggcttattaattttttcttttttttattttgtatcttttcaatttgattttaatttttttctagtttCATGTCTTCCATCTATAAATATAGTTTGATACTAATATAAGATATGTTCTACTAATAAAAGCACTCAAACCAAGacctaaaaggaaaagaaattaagCAGAAAAGAAATACAATGACTAAAAAGTTGAAGATTAAAGACATTTTTTCCTAAAGTAGCAGAGTCTAAAAAAGTATTGGAGTTACCTGGTGCAACATAACCATAAGTGCCAGCAAGAAGGGTTTGATTTGATGAATCAGGATCAAGCAATCTAGCTGTTCCAAAATCAGATACAACGGCCCTGAATTCTGAATCTAAGAGAATATTACCGCTTGATATGTCTCTATGAAGCAGAGGAGGGATACAGTCATTATGCATGTAGGACAAGGCATTAGCAATGCTTTTAACAACATTCACCCTCTTAATCCAATCAAACTCCAAAGCCTCAATTTCATCACTCAAGACACAATGCAGGCTTCCTCTTTCCATGTACTCATAAACTAGAAACATGCATCTTTTGTGTAGACAAAAGCCATATAGTTTTACGATATTTCGATGTCGGATTTTTGACAACACCCGCACCTCATTTGTAAAACTTTTCATGTAAGTTGGGTTCTGACTTTCCAAGGTGTGAAGTTTTTTCAAGGCAACCTCTTTCCCATTGGTCAATTTCGCTCTATAGACACTGCCATAACCTCCAGTCCCAATGCAATATTTGATGTCGAAATCCTCCGTCGCCTCAATGATGTCTTCGTAAGCAATCTTACCATCATAATCCCATATTGAAAATATGTCTCCATTTTGTGTGGTAGTTGCTTCCTCAGGTTGAAGTTTTCTCGTCTTCCGCCTCCAAATTAATAGAACTCCAAAAATTATAGACGAAATCAGCAAGGCGGAGCATAAACAAATGACCACAATGATGATGATTGTGATTCTGTTCCTTTTTCTGCAAGGTGGAATGCCAAATTTGGTGTCACCACACAAACCTTTATTGTGTTCGAATGCTCGAAATAGAGATGGAAGATGCAGTTCGAAGGGTACATAACCCTCCAAATAATTGTAAGAGAGATCCAAATACTCTAAGCTGTTGAAGTTTTGGAACTGGAGGGGTATGGTCCCACTAATATTATTGACACTCAAATCAAGTTTTCGTAGTGCAACCAGGCCACCGATCTCCGAAGGAATGCTCCCATTCAAACGATTGAATTTCATAGACAAATAACGCAAGCTGTGGCAATTACCCAGTTCCTTGGGGATCACACCAACGAGTTTATTATTATCTAAGGCCAAATCAACTAACTTCTTTAAACTCCCAATTTCAGAAGGGATCGACCCCGTGATTTGATTCGAAGCAAGGTGGAGAGAAGTCAAATTAGTCAGATTGCCCACGGATGAGGGAATGACACCAGTGAGAATGTTATGATCAAAGTAAATATCAACTAAGCTCTTTAAACTCCAAATTTCAGGAGGGATTGAACCCTCCATTTGGTTCCAACCAATGTAGAGAGAAGTTAAGCGGGTTAACTGGCCTAAAGACGAAGGAATAACACCATTGAGATAGTTACAATCTAAGACTAGGCCAACCAAATTTCTCAGATTCCCAATTTCACTTGGGATTTGGCCAGATATGTGATTATAACCAAGATTGAGTTCCACTAACTTGGTGAGGTTAGTCAGCGAAAGAGGCAGCTCACCAGAAAGAAAGTTGTGAGAAAGATCAAGGTGGGTGAGTTTTGTGAGAGTACCTAtttgatgtgggatgtcacCATTCAGGCCAAGAGAGCTAAAATTTAGTCGAACCAGATTTGGAAATGAAGAGAAGTTAAATTGGGTAAGCAGCCCATTTTCTTGAGTTGGAACCGCCCAAATCTCAGTGACACTTCCCCCCGCATTACAGCTTATGCCTGGCCAATTACAATGGCCTGTAGTAGTGTTGTAAGACCGCCACCAAGTGCTCCTGCGCAGAGCCTCACCCTCAATCCATGTCTGTGATGATGCTGCTGCTGCCGCGGCCATTGCAACCACCCACATTACTATCACTGCAGAAATGGAGGAGGCCATGTTTAATCATGCAATTGTCTGTGCTCGAGACTGGGAATAAGGACTTAAAATATGGGCGAGGAGAGTCTTGAATCAAGCACACTGCCCCTCAAGTCATTAGTCTTCGGGTATATTTCTCCGTCAATATTGCTGCAAGATTTTTGCCAAACTTCATCTTGTTTTCTTCGTCAAACATAGTAGGATTTGTTTATTTCTACTTTTTTGAAACGTGAAATTTCGGCCGTCGACCCGGGAGTGAAGGTCTTTTTCCGAACATATTTAACACCCTTTTTCGTTGCTATAAGATTTGAATATCTCGAAGATGTAGATATTTCTTTACCAAAACTTGATGGGATCTTGACTCACTGTAGAGTACTAATTCAAGAGTGCTGAGCAAAGAAACAGAAAGAGGGCCAGTGAGTGGCCATTGGAATTAGTCTTTTGGGTGGGACTCCTCCCCGACTTGACcggtattatatatatatatatatatatattttgtatttgattagggtgatgtttatatttttaacttaatgcTAAATATAAGAGTCGGGAAACATAGGTTTTGTGTCATCTAATTATTctctaaaatatcatttttaattgtcatgtcattaatatcaatcgaTAACTAAACTCATCCacgtaaataatttttttccttttaaattattattattattatttgggatttttttccttcaaaaataaaCACCCAATAggaaaaattgagattttatttttttctccataaacAAATATCTTATAACCAAAGCCAGGTAGTTTGAAGAGTGTGAACATTAAAAGTAATGAAACTTGTGGACTataaatgagtttgaattttattggaaataaggtttatgtttttttctatGGTCCATTTAAGAATTTTTACGTTAGGGAAAGTTGAGGTTAATTTCAAATACTCTTGTTATTTAggacatttttttcttttatttttggtttcatattcaatttaagagatacaaataaaaagtaatatattgttatttttaattttttttcttttatataaaattattgacGTGATTATTGTTTGAGGCAATTCTCTAGTTATCACACCACTATTTCTTtcaatttagaaacataaaaaaagatCGTATTTCTCTTGCACCCCCAACCTCCATACCCATATTTCTTTTCGGACCACTTTTGATGCCCACTCTTCAAAGTAACTCAGTTTTCCTATAGAATGGTTGTTGATGaagagaaggggaaaaaaaggtcCTTACAAGgtatttgtttaataataataataataatagtaataaaatgtttaaaaggAATGGAAATACTTACGTGAAGAAGTCTATTTGGTCACATGAGAAGtaaaatggatattttaaaaaataattagattattcattaaaaaaatgaatctatttctaattatttttaaatagataaaaataatattgatttaaaaattttaaggttctttttttcatatatttttatattagtgaatcaaaactCACATTTCTCAATATAATTCGTTTTAAGactttaaatgaattgtttataattttttttacttattacttattattaaaaagttttattgAATATAGAAgctcaaaatattttattttttgttaaatactaaaaataacattttgaaacatattaatatttaatatttaatagaaataaaataataaaaaataaataacttaatacataatggtattaaattatatttagaattaattatattaatttttatttaaatttaattaaaaaaacaaataccatatTTGACTCGGGAGAAcctaatttataaattttatagtatttataatttatattattttataaaatgatattCGATGTTCTAagttttaaagtaaaaaatgtgaaattgtaatatattatatattttatttcactaaaaaataaatattttcttattattatcttcaaatattgtattatttactattttatttttaatgaaaatataaataaataaaaattattagtttaaaaaagATACCGCCACTTCAAGTCATTCCAATTGGAAATTTGGCATATATAACCTCATCAAACTGATTAATCTAATCAAGGTCACTCAATGAATCCAAATTTAACTAAAATTCAACACAAGTTTACAAAAATTACTTTGGGTTATAAATCGAGTTAGGTTAATTGGAATTAAGTGTCTCATAATTCAAGTTGGGTTCAGGTTAATCACAAACCTGATATAATCAAGGCAAGTTGCAACCCTAACTTGTTGTAGGTTTTCAATTATATCTTGGGccttttatgaatttttgtgtgggttaataatttcattattatgtGAATTTTTTGTGGGCTTTTTCCATGTGCTATAAGGGGTGTTTGGTACCTTAGAatagagaatgaaaatgaatattttgttttcattcctatttcttagtgAATAGAAATGATTGATGATTTTATTTCTAGCGTTTGGATgaacttaaaaatgaaatattgtaatgattatttgtttccatttcgATGTtaataataggaatgaaaatgaaaaataaataaatttatattgataCATGGGGGACAAAGGTGATGGTCCTTAAGCTTTTGTGCTTTCCCCtttcttttatcctttttatttttttatttttttatttttatttttaacaaatggATATGTCGTTTGGCTGCATTAAATTTGTggttataatttcattttattataaattgtttattttataataataaaatttatggtgCATTGTATTGACCTTAAAGTTTATTCTCATTCCAATGCTAATAAAACTCAATAGCACAATCTCCTTTATCCCAAGATTCAAAAGCAGCCCATTTTCTTGAGTTGGAACCGCCCAAATCTCAGTGACACTTCCCCCGGCATTACAGCTTATGCTTGGCCAATTACAATGGCCTGTAGTAGTGTTGTAAGACCGCCACCAAGTGCTCCTGCGCAGAGCC contains:
- the LOC100261564 gene encoding MDIS1-interacting receptor like kinase 2, which translates into the protein MASSISAVIVMWVVAMAAAAAASSQTWIEGEALRRSTWWRSYNTTTGHCNWPGISCNAGGSVTEIWAVPTQENGLLTQFNFSSFPNLVRLNFSSLGLNGDIPHQIGTLTKLTHLDLSHNFLSGELPLSLTNLTKLVELNLGYNHISGQIPSEIGNLRNLVGLVLDCNYLNGVIPSSLGQLTRLTSLYIGWNQMEGSIPPEIWSLKSLVDIYFDHNILTGVIPSSVGNLTNLTSLHLASNQITGSIPSEIGSLKKLVDLALDNNKLVGVIPKELGNCHSLRYLSMKFNRLNGSIPSEIGGLVALRKLDLSVNNISGTIPLQFQNFNSLEYLDLSYNYLEGYVPFELHLPSLFRAFEHNKGLCGDTKFGIPPCRKRNRITIIIIVVICLCSALLISSIIFGVLLIWRRKTRKLQPEEATTTQNGDIFSIWDYDGKIAYEDIIEATEDFDIKYCIGTGGYGSVYRAKLTNGKEVALKKLHTLESQNPTYMKSFTNEVRVLSKIRHRNIVKLYGFCLHKRCMFLVYEYMERGSLHCVLSDEIEALEFDWIKRVNVVKSIANALSYMHNDCIPPLLHRDISSGNILLDSEFRAVVSDFGTARLLDPDSSNQTLLAGTYGYVAPELAYTMVVTEKCDVYSFGVLTLEIMMGKHPRELVTILSTSSSQNIMLVDILDPRLAPHIDPEVIDNVVLIIRLALKCINLNPTSRPTMQHVCKEFETCTPFPIPFHAISLGQSKDQEV